In one Balaenoptera acutorostrata chromosome 5, mBalAcu1.1, whole genome shotgun sequence genomic region, the following are encoded:
- the HNRNPDL gene encoding heterogeneous nuclear ribonucleoprotein D-like isoform X2: protein MEVPPRLSHVPPPLFPSAPATLASRSLSHWRPRAPRQLAPLLPSLAPSSARQGTRRAQRHVTAQQPSRLAGGAAIKGGRRRRPDLFRRHFKSSSIQRSAAAASATRIARQRLPADNSAAMEDMNEYSNIEEFAEGSKINASKNQQDDGKMFIGGLSWDTSKKDLTEYLSRFGEVVDCTIKTDPVTGRSRGFGFVLFKDAASVDKVLEMKEHKLDGKLIDPKRAKALKGKEPPKKVFVGGLSPDTSEEQIKEYFGAFGEIENIELPMDTKTNERRGFCFITYTDEEPVKKLLESRYHQIGSGKCEIKVAQPKEVYRQQQQQQKGGRGAVAGGRGGTRGRGRGQQSTYGKASRGGGNHQNNYQPY, encoded by the exons ATGGAGGTCCCACCCCGGCTTTCCCATGTGCCGCCGCCATTGTTCCCCTCCGCTCCCGCTACTTTAGCCTCCCGCAGCCTCTCCCATTGGCGGCCGAGGGCGCCGCGGCAGCTCGCCCCGCTCCTCCCTTCGCTCGCTCCCAGCTCCGCCCGGCAGGGGACGCGCCGGGCCCAGCGCCACGTCACCGCCCAGCAGCCCTCCCGATTGGCGGGCGGGGCGGCTATAAAGGGAGGGCGCAGGCGGCGTCCGGATCTCTTCCGCCGCCATTTTAAATCCAGCTCCATACAACGTTCTGCCGCCGCTGCTTCCGCGACACGGATTGCGCGCCAGCGCCTCCCGGCCGACAACTCAGCCGCTATGGAAGACATGAACGAGTACAGCAACATAGAGGAATTCGCAGAGGGATCCAAGATCAACGCGAGCAAGAATCAGCAGGATGACGG TAAAATGTTTATTGGAGGCTTGAGCTGGGATACAAGCAAGAAAGATCTGACTGAATATTTGTCTCGATTTGGGGAAGTTGTAGACTGCACAATTAAAACAGATCCAGTCACTGGAAGATCAAGAGGATTTGGATTTGTGCTTTTCAAAGATGCTGCTAGTGTTGATAAG GTTTTGGAAATGAAAGAACACAAGCTGGATGGCAAATTGATAGACCCTAAAAGAGCCAAAGCTTTAAAAGGGAAGGAGCCCCCTAAAAAGGTTTTTGTGGGTGGATTGAGCCCAGATACttcagaagaacaaattaaagaatattttggagCCTTTGGAGAG ATTGAAAATATTGAACTTcccatggatacaaaaacaaatgaaagaagaggATTTTGTTTTATTACATATACAGACGAAGAGCCAGTAAAGAAATTGTTAGAAAGCAGATATCATCAAATTGGTTCTGGGAAG tgtgAAATCAAAGTTGCACAACCCAAAGAGGTATATaggcagcaacagcaacaacaaaaaggaggaagaggtgcTGTAGCTGGTGGACGAGGTGGTACTAGGGGTCGTGGCCGAG gCCAACAGAGCACTTACGGCAAGGCATCTCGAGGGGGTGGCAATCACCAAAATAATTACCAGCCATACTAA
- the HNRNPDL gene encoding heterogeneous nuclear ribonucleoprotein D-like isoform X1, whose protein sequence is MEVPPRLSHVPPPLFPSAPATLASRSLSHWRPRAPRQLAPLLPSLAPSSARQGTRRAQRHVTAQQPSRLAGGAAIKGGRRRRPDLFRRHFKSSSIQRSAAAASATRIARQRLPADNSAAMEDMNEYSNIEEFAEGSKINASKNQQDDGKMFIGGLSWDTSKKDLTEYLSRFGEVVDCTIKTDPVTGRSRGFGFVLFKDAASVDKVLEMKEHKLDGKLIDPKRAKALKGKEPPKKVFVGGLSPDTSEEQIKEYFGAFGEIENIELPMDTKTNERRGFCFITYTDEEPVKKLLESRYHQIGSGKCEIKVAQPKEVYRQQQQQQKGGRGAVAGGRGGTRGRGRGQGQNWNQGFNNYYDQGYGNYNSAYGGDQNYSGYGGYDYTGYNYGNYGYGQGYTDYSGQQSTYGKASRGGGNHQNNYQPY, encoded by the exons ATGGAGGTCCCACCCCGGCTTTCCCATGTGCCGCCGCCATTGTTCCCCTCCGCTCCCGCTACTTTAGCCTCCCGCAGCCTCTCCCATTGGCGGCCGAGGGCGCCGCGGCAGCTCGCCCCGCTCCTCCCTTCGCTCGCTCCCAGCTCCGCCCGGCAGGGGACGCGCCGGGCCCAGCGCCACGTCACCGCCCAGCAGCCCTCCCGATTGGCGGGCGGGGCGGCTATAAAGGGAGGGCGCAGGCGGCGTCCGGATCTCTTCCGCCGCCATTTTAAATCCAGCTCCATACAACGTTCTGCCGCCGCTGCTTCCGCGACACGGATTGCGCGCCAGCGCCTCCCGGCCGACAACTCAGCCGCTATGGAAGACATGAACGAGTACAGCAACATAGAGGAATTCGCAGAGGGATCCAAGATCAACGCGAGCAAGAATCAGCAGGATGACGG TAAAATGTTTATTGGAGGCTTGAGCTGGGATACAAGCAAGAAAGATCTGACTGAATATTTGTCTCGATTTGGGGAAGTTGTAGACTGCACAATTAAAACAGATCCAGTCACTGGAAGATCAAGAGGATTTGGATTTGTGCTTTTCAAAGATGCTGCTAGTGTTGATAAG GTTTTGGAAATGAAAGAACACAAGCTGGATGGCAAATTGATAGACCCTAAAAGAGCCAAAGCTTTAAAAGGGAAGGAGCCCCCTAAAAAGGTTTTTGTGGGTGGATTGAGCCCAGATACttcagaagaacaaattaaagaatattttggagCCTTTGGAGAG ATTGAAAATATTGAACTTcccatggatacaaaaacaaatgaaagaagaggATTTTGTTTTATTACATATACAGACGAAGAGCCAGTAAAGAAATTGTTAGAAAGCAGATATCATCAAATTGGTTCTGGGAAG tgtgAAATCAAAGTTGCACAACCCAAAGAGGTATATaggcagcaacagcaacaacaaaaaggaggaagaggtgcTGTAGCTGGTGGACGAGGTGGTACTAGGGGTCGTGGCCGAG GTCAGGGCCAAAACTGGAACCAAGGATTTAATAACTATTATGATCAAGGATATGGAAATTACAATAGTGCCTATGGTGGTGATCAAAACTATAGTGGCTATGGCGGCTATGATTATACTGGGTATAACTATGGGAACTATGGATATGGACAGGGATATACAGACTACAGTG gCCAACAGAGCACTTACGGCAAGGCATCTCGAGGGGGTGGCAATCACCAAAATAATTACCAGCCATACTAA